A genomic region of Salinibacterium sp. NK8237 contains the following coding sequences:
- a CDS encoding SDR family NAD(P)-dependent oxidoreductase, which translates to MSIDLTGRRALVTGAGAGIGAAIAKALAAAGADVVVHYANSEAGATAVKEEIEAGGHRALAVQADLTDSAQATKLVDAAVEFLGGLDILVNNAGHLVGRATITETTDERWNEVMDVNIASTFFTTRQALPALAESEHGRIITMASLAAENGGGAGSVVYATSKAAVVGFTRALAKEIAGKKITVNAVAPGFIGETAFHETFTPGEAQKNIVAGIPLGRAGTAGDVADVALFLASDLSSYVTGQVVDINGGLNFR; encoded by the coding sequence ATGAGTATTGACCTCACCGGACGACGCGCACTCGTTACAGGAGCAGGAGCGGGAATCGGCGCGGCCATCGCCAAGGCACTGGCGGCAGCAGGAGCTGACGTCGTGGTGCACTATGCGAACAGTGAAGCGGGAGCCACCGCCGTCAAGGAAGAGATCGAAGCGGGCGGGCATCGTGCGCTCGCTGTGCAGGCTGACCTCACCGACTCGGCGCAGGCAACGAAGTTGGTGGATGCCGCAGTCGAGTTCCTTGGTGGCCTCGACATCCTCGTCAACAACGCCGGTCACTTGGTGGGTCGCGCCACAATCACCGAGACCACGGATGAGCGCTGGAACGAGGTCATGGATGTGAACATTGCGAGCACCTTCTTCACCACTCGCCAGGCCCTCCCCGCGCTCGCGGAGTCGGAGCACGGCCGCATCATCACGATGGCGTCTCTCGCTGCGGAAAACGGTGGCGGTGCTGGATCGGTGGTTTACGCGACCTCGAAGGCTGCCGTTGTCGGCTTCACTCGTGCCCTCGCTAAGGAGATCGCCGGCAAGAAGATCACGGTCAACGCTGTTGCTCCTGGCTTCATTGGCGAGACCGCTTTCCACGAGACCTTCACTCCGGGCGAAGCTCAGAAGAACATCGTCGCGGGCATCCCTCTCGGTCGTGCCGGCACCGCTGGCGACGTTGCTGACGTTGCTCTGTTCCTGGCATCCGACCTCTCGTCGTATGTCACGGGTCAAGTTGTTGACATCAACGGAGGACTCAACTTCCGATGA
- a CDS encoding heparinase II/III family protein, translated as MSSVPQQPGGWWHDYVCPTHGVELGAREGNEFLCSYGCRLTGDKVEAAWLALEHQALARAARVAARRYALHGDVADRERAVELVLDYAALYDQISAGGWSERSESWMLRGKLLAQALSEAQWAVGFADAIITLGPIPELQESGTLNRTLEGLADTLAESRRILVEDRNDQRSNYTAWLDAAARLIALARESLGGEPVAAHFETAIVDHLQLAVRSDGWEWEASTYYHVFVLRAYLLGLRGVDLAELPDEVVDTLRRMIDVLVSIAAPDGFLPALHDGPYDRVAMHREVLEICALGAQFFSDTGLATVQSWVVERLGADHDGLEWMLDGWFVGAPLDRAPVVVGSRAFEDAGYVVLRDSRNRMVGILDAGPHGGAHGHFDKLALYLYGNGVRWQPAPAVPPYGHALRHSYYARTMAHPTVRVDGADQVEATAEITAWDAASSRVTAVTTTAIEGVRLSRTVQLADGLLADVVHVMCDDGEPHTIALGLRPAVDFSVRVDGNSWHSTWGAGARAAGSPAGAHAKTGEQAQPALNGWHWASSETTLDLHAGRGPSDDPSRLQGIGDWVTTAPAATFVSVYSFDPDATIDSIETHISDTAVVIEIAAADHDTSRIEVAL; from the coding sequence ATGAGTTCAGTTCCGCAGCAGCCGGGCGGGTGGTGGCATGACTATGTCTGCCCCACTCACGGCGTCGAGTTGGGTGCCCGCGAGGGCAACGAGTTTCTGTGCAGCTACGGCTGTCGCCTCACGGGCGACAAGGTCGAAGCGGCCTGGCTCGCGCTTGAACATCAAGCCCTTGCTCGGGCCGCCCGGGTTGCTGCGCGACGGTACGCGCTGCACGGTGACGTCGCCGATCGTGAACGTGCCGTCGAGCTCGTGCTCGACTACGCCGCACTGTACGACCAGATTTCCGCCGGCGGCTGGAGCGAACGCAGCGAATCATGGATGCTGCGCGGCAAGCTGCTTGCCCAAGCACTCTCTGAGGCGCAGTGGGCCGTCGGCTTCGCTGATGCGATCATCACGCTCGGCCCGATCCCTGAACTTCAAGAGTCGGGAACTCTCAACCGCACTCTCGAAGGGCTCGCTGACACGCTGGCCGAGTCGCGCCGCATCCTTGTTGAAGACCGCAACGACCAACGCAGCAACTACACCGCATGGCTGGATGCCGCCGCTCGCCTCATCGCGTTAGCCCGCGAGTCGCTGGGTGGCGAGCCTGTTGCCGCACACTTTGAGACCGCGATCGTGGATCACCTGCAGCTCGCGGTGCGGTCGGACGGCTGGGAGTGGGAGGCATCCACCTACTATCACGTGTTCGTTTTGCGGGCCTATCTTCTGGGATTGCGCGGAGTCGACCTCGCCGAGCTTCCGGACGAAGTCGTCGACACTTTGCGCCGCATGATCGACGTGCTCGTGTCGATCGCCGCCCCCGATGGATTCTTGCCCGCGCTGCACGACGGCCCCTATGACCGGGTCGCGATGCACCGCGAAGTGCTGGAGATTTGCGCCCTGGGCGCTCAGTTCTTCAGCGATACCGGCCTCGCGACTGTGCAGTCCTGGGTCGTCGAAAGGCTTGGTGCTGACCACGATGGTCTCGAGTGGATGCTCGATGGCTGGTTCGTGGGAGCACCGCTTGACCGCGCACCGGTGGTGGTCGGTTCGCGAGCATTCGAGGATGCCGGGTATGTCGTGTTGCGTGATTCACGCAATCGCATGGTCGGCATCCTCGATGCTGGACCGCACGGTGGAGCCCACGGTCACTTCGACAAGCTCGCGCTTTATCTCTATGGCAATGGTGTTCGCTGGCAGCCGGCCCCGGCGGTTCCGCCGTATGGGCACGCGTTGCGTCATTCGTACTATGCGCGCACGATGGCGCATCCGACGGTGCGCGTCGATGGCGCCGATCAGGTCGAAGCGACTGCCGAGATCACCGCGTGGGATGCTGCCTCCTCCCGCGTCACGGCCGTCACCACGACCGCGATCGAAGGTGTGCGACTGAGTCGCACGGTGCAGCTCGCCGACGGACTGCTGGCGGATGTCGTGCACGTCATGTGCGACGACGGCGAACCGCACACGATTGCGCTTGGTCTTCGCCCGGCCGTTGATTTCAGCGTGCGGGTTGACGGCAACTCGTGGCATTCGACTTGGGGTGCTGGTGCGAGAGCGGCTGGTTCGCCCGCGGGTGCGCACGCCAAAACTGGCGAGCAGGCTCAGCCGGCACTGAACGGTTGGCACTGGGCCTCCAGCGAAACCACGCTCGACCTGCACGCGGGTCGCGGACCATCCGACGATCCGAGCCGGCTCCAAGGAATCGGCGACTGGGTGACGACGGCTCCGGCCGCGACTTTCGTGAGCGTCTACAGCTTCGATCCCGACGCCACCATCGACTCCATTGAGACCCATATTTCCGATACCGCTGTGGTGATTGAGATCGCCGCCGCTGACCACGACACTTCCCGAATAGAGGTAGCACTGTGA
- a CDS encoding DUF4962 domain-containing protein — protein sequence MTTPMLIGSREAELRSALDGPLSAQFRRLLEECERAKGMELPQEHPLASITYFGPGSANLALAYRLTGQEAYLEELRRWLAPPLSFPHWGKANLPDHDLDAGWILHGLSLAYSWAGDALRPEEKQALEDKLLLQGQRMYEFAVEKEGGWWSSSYWQNHNWICYAGLATAGYALQEKYPEAKAWTERAKENFALVLDSLPDDGSNNEGVVYWRYGVPWIASYLDVLRDQEGLDWFNRGTYLKETFWYRLYQAAPDMERIVDHGDCHDRRSGHPVALYYKLAAEYRIPQAQWLADKVSTEFYWREAYESGVRPGVRPEAYKELLWFDPSVEAAGPETLPPSKYFEDLGLVVGRTSWDEQAALVSFKASPGGGHKAWNQSHRQREENGWVTLNAGHHHPDSGSFVFLGHGSYLAIDEGYSSRKLTEHHNSILIDGNGFVNEDRYHVFEELAEEFTAEILTTTIKDGWTHAVSESSAMYDRALGVTRVRRHLVLTPGGTLVIADDLAADEPRTWTWLLQTDNAPIAISDKRWRADAGHGVMPIAALDDNPTSEIVETFVHANPTSSTPSLAISKKQHTLKRVSEPTMSARFVTVLESRNWDDTAPASIRYDVAAGGVRVEIERDGVTETVSLGFDGDAPTLGATAVIGEGFQGSTNARR from the coding sequence GTGACCACCCCCATGCTGATTGGTAGCCGCGAAGCTGAGCTGCGGAGCGCGCTCGATGGCCCGTTGAGCGCGCAATTCCGCCGACTCTTGGAGGAATGTGAGCGCGCGAAGGGGATGGAACTTCCGCAGGAACACCCGCTGGCATCCATCACTTATTTCGGGCCAGGCTCGGCGAACCTTGCGCTCGCCTACCGCCTGACCGGGCAAGAGGCCTACCTCGAAGAGTTGCGTCGTTGGCTGGCACCGCCGCTGTCGTTCCCGCACTGGGGCAAGGCGAACCTGCCCGACCATGACCTCGATGCCGGCTGGATTCTGCACGGCCTCTCGCTCGCGTACTCGTGGGCCGGCGATGCGCTGCGTCCCGAAGAGAAGCAGGCACTCGAAGACAAACTGCTGTTGCAGGGCCAGCGCATGTACGAGTTCGCTGTGGAGAAAGAGGGCGGATGGTGGTCATCGTCGTACTGGCAGAACCACAACTGGATTTGCTACGCCGGCCTCGCCACCGCCGGCTACGCGCTGCAAGAGAAGTACCCCGAAGCGAAGGCCTGGACTGAGCGCGCTAAAGAGAACTTTGCCCTCGTTCTCGACTCGCTTCCCGACGACGGTTCCAACAATGAGGGTGTCGTCTACTGGCGCTACGGAGTGCCGTGGATCGCCAGCTACCTTGACGTCCTCCGCGATCAAGAGGGCCTCGACTGGTTCAACCGCGGCACCTACTTGAAGGAAACGTTCTGGTACCGCCTTTACCAGGCGGCTCCCGACATGGAGCGGATTGTCGATCACGGTGACTGCCACGACCGCCGCAGCGGGCATCCGGTCGCCCTGTACTACAAGCTGGCTGCCGAATACCGCATCCCGCAGGCGCAGTGGTTGGCCGACAAGGTGTCGACCGAGTTCTATTGGCGCGAAGCCTACGAGAGTGGCGTGCGGCCCGGCGTTCGCCCCGAGGCGTACAAAGAGCTGTTGTGGTTCGACCCCAGCGTTGAGGCTGCCGGCCCAGAAACGCTTCCGCCGAGCAAGTACTTCGAAGACCTTGGCCTTGTTGTTGGTCGCACGTCGTGGGATGAGCAGGCGGCGCTCGTGTCGTTCAAGGCGTCACCGGGCGGCGGTCACAAGGCCTGGAATCAGTCGCACCGTCAGCGCGAAGAGAACGGCTGGGTCACGCTGAACGCGGGACACCATCACCCCGACTCGGGTAGCTTTGTGTTCCTCGGCCATGGCTCGTATCTCGCAATCGACGAAGGGTATTCGTCGCGCAAGCTCACCGAACACCACAACTCGATCCTCATCGACGGCAACGGTTTTGTGAATGAAGACCGCTACCACGTGTTCGAGGAGCTGGCCGAAGAGTTCACGGCCGAGATTTTGACGACCACGATTAAGGATGGTTGGACGCACGCCGTGAGCGAGTCATCCGCGATGTATGACCGGGCCCTCGGTGTCACTCGCGTGCGCCGCCATCTCGTGCTCACGCCCGGCGGCACCCTCGTGATCGCCGATGACCTCGCCGCCGACGAACCGCGCACCTGGACCTGGCTGCTGCAAACCGACAACGCTCCGATTGCCATCAGCGACAAACGGTGGCGAGCGGATGCCGGACACGGCGTCATGCCGATCGCTGCGCTCGACGACAACCCCACCAGCGAAATCGTCGAAACGTTCGTGCATGCCAACCCCACGTCATCCACGCCGAGTTTGGCGATCAGCAAGAAGCAGCACACGCTCAAGCGCGTGAGCGAGCCGACTATGAGTGCTCGGTTCGTGACCGTGCTGGAGTCCCGCAACTGGGATGACACCGCACCCGCGAGCATCCGCTACGACGTCGCAGCGGGCGGAGTACGTGTGGAGATCGAGCGTGACGGAGTGACCGAAACCGTATCGTTGGGCTTTGATGGCGACGCTCCCACTCTGGGTGCCACTGCTGTCATTGGCGAAGGATTCCAAGGAAGCACGAACGCGCGACGATGA
- a CDS encoding DUF624 domain-containing protein: MRQRPQRSQGTRRSPRWETTLLGALAYPGNIFLGSLAVLILSLGIITVLPAAIALARAFALWNVTNDDKVFTNTFRQFRETWRRTLGLGAIATVVFAILVADGIFLAAQLTSTGDPLALMFAAAVMPIAAAVGVFAVALTAAATLSTEADARTWAREGFVLMLQHPRRSLLVLFTLTVTIVASVLLPSLAPFVAIALPVYVGVRAWGPKPPVNDEQD; the protein is encoded by the coding sequence ATGAGACAACGACCGCAGCGATCGCAGGGTACGAGGCGGTCTCCCCGCTGGGAGACCACTCTGCTCGGTGCGCTCGCGTACCCGGGAAACATCTTCCTGGGATCGCTTGCGGTGCTCATCTTGTCGCTCGGAATCATCACGGTGCTGCCGGCGGCGATTGCGCTCGCTCGTGCGTTCGCCCTCTGGAATGTTACGAACGACGACAAAGTCTTCACGAACACCTTCCGGCAGTTTCGGGAAACGTGGCGGCGCACGCTGGGCCTCGGCGCCATCGCGACCGTCGTATTCGCGATCTTGGTGGCCGACGGCATCTTCCTCGCGGCACAACTGACGAGCACCGGCGATCCGCTGGCGCTCATGTTCGCCGCCGCAGTGATGCCGATCGCGGCGGCCGTGGGCGTGTTCGCCGTCGCGCTCACGGCAGCCGCGACGCTCTCCACCGAAGCGGATGCCCGCACCTGGGCACGTGAGGGATTCGTACTGATGCTGCAGCATCCGCGTCGCTCGCTGCTCGTGTTGTTCACGCTGACGGTCACCATCGTGGCCTCGGTGCTGCTGCCGAGCCTCGCGCCATTCGTGGCGATCGCGCTGCCGGTCTACGTGGGCGTGCGGGCCTGGGGCCCGAAGCCTCCCGTCAACGACGAACAGGATTAG
- a CDS encoding MFS transporter: MAKRPPISFALKVLYGDTFTMAVGFYMLVPLLAYHFLQDLTLTIAVVAALTALRTAAQNGMMPIAGWVADRINFRRAILIGVLVRALGFAMLGTVESIPLLVVASIFTGLGGALFHPASYSAYAALTTGADRVRVYSTREVVSNVGFIVGPIIGGFLAGADFAFVSLSAAGMFVIAFIISAFGLPHPSDEERARTPPRLRVAFADAAFLRYCALVAGTAVLIAQFYLVIPFRAAEFTSGPSDLGFIYSGAAVVMVITMLPLTGAANRFLPDRITLAGATACLGVGVGIMGLSTNLVGMLVGVAVFIVGQMLVQPVLNATVSRFAPDGSVASYFGVQGLANAIGGAVGSGSAGVIYALADSGEPGAEWVWLTYPAWAILVAIMFVIFGPRAARMPL; this comes from the coding sequence GTGGCGAAACGCCCGCCGATCTCGTTTGCGCTGAAGGTTCTCTATGGCGACACCTTCACGATGGCCGTCGGTTTTTACATGCTCGTGCCGCTGCTGGCGTATCACTTTCTGCAAGATCTGACCCTGACGATTGCGGTCGTCGCTGCCCTCACCGCGCTGCGCACAGCGGCCCAAAACGGGATGATGCCGATCGCCGGGTGGGTTGCTGACCGCATCAACTTTCGCCGCGCCATCCTGATCGGGGTGCTGGTTCGAGCTTTGGGCTTTGCGATGCTCGGCACCGTCGAGTCGATTCCCCTGCTCGTGGTCGCATCGATCTTTACTGGCTTAGGTGGCGCCCTTTTTCACCCCGCAAGCTATTCGGCTTATGCGGCACTCACGACCGGTGCCGACCGGGTGCGGGTGTATTCGACGCGCGAAGTCGTGAGCAACGTCGGCTTCATTGTTGGCCCCATCATCGGCGGTTTTCTCGCCGGCGCCGACTTTGCTTTCGTGAGTTTGTCGGCGGCTGGGATGTTCGTGATTGCGTTCATCATCAGCGCCTTCGGTTTGCCGCACCCGAGCGACGAAGAGCGGGCCCGCACGCCTCCGCGTTTGAGAGTGGCCTTCGCGGATGCCGCTTTTCTGCGTTACTGCGCGCTCGTCGCGGGTACTGCGGTGCTCATCGCGCAGTTCTATCTCGTGATCCCGTTCCGGGCTGCCGAGTTCACCTCGGGGCCCTCCGACCTCGGCTTCATCTATTCGGGCGCCGCCGTGGTCATGGTGATCACGATGCTGCCGCTCACCGGTGCCGCCAATCGTTTCCTGCCCGACCGCATCACCCTCGCCGGCGCTACCGCGTGCCTCGGCGTCGGCGTCGGAATCATGGGGCTGTCGACGAATCTGGTCGGGATGCTCGTCGGCGTCGCCGTGTTCATCGTCGGCCAGATGCTGGTGCAGCCGGTGCTCAACGCGACAGTGTCACGCTTCGCCCCCGACGGTTCCGTCGCCAGCTATTTCGGAGTGCAGGGTCTCGCGAACGCGATCGGTGGCGCGGTCGGAAGCGGCTCGGCCGGTGTGATTTACGCGCTCGCCGACTCCGGTGAGCCCGGGGCCGAATGGGTGTGGCTGACGTATCCCGCGTGGGCGATCCTCGTCGCCATCATGTTCGTCATCTTTGGGCCGCGGGCGGCGCGAATGCCGCTCTGA
- a CDS encoding DUF2834 domain-containing protein, which produces MTEATASSANSPALLRHWNATAITFAVLAIVGLVGTWLFNALAIVQMRNYLGDWFGSGPAVNSLGVDLLVVAVAGSILIIIEARRLGMKRAWLYIVLSGITAFAFTFPLFLAMRERKLVERGRH; this is translated from the coding sequence ATGACTGAAGCCACCGCGTCATCCGCGAACAGCCCCGCACTGCTGCGCCACTGGAACGCCACCGCAATTACCTTCGCCGTGCTGGCCATCGTCGGCTTGGTCGGAACCTGGCTCTTCAACGCCCTGGCGATCGTGCAGATGCGCAATTACCTCGGCGATTGGTTCGGCAGCGGCCCCGCCGTGAACTCACTCGGCGTCGACCTTCTCGTCGTGGCCGTTGCGGGCAGCATCCTGATCATCATCGAAGCACGCAGGCTCGGGATGAAGCGGGCCTGGCTCTACATCGTGCTGTCAGGCATCACGGCCTTCGCGTTCACCTTCCCGTTGTTCCTCGCAATGCGCGAGCGCAAGCTCGTGGAGCGCGGCCGCCACTAA
- a CDS encoding AraC family transcriptional regulator, producing MKQLALPTESAAEIARQYVGTAPSRELIPHLPHSSIRTLDHDYPAGIAHWNYHPEYEIHLIRRSTGSFAIGDRTGEFGPGHVALVGPNVPHDWISDLRPGEVVYDRDAIIHFDAQWWDSCVATLPELAEITPVITESSRGIVFLGATAARAAEEIEEVRRTTGARQLAHLIALFVIFTEAPPADKELVASEWFGSPSDSNAKAAVDAGLAYIFDNLTSRIRMSEAANLAHMSESTFSKYFKNACGSTFSDVVRKLRVANACRLLDDSDQPIFSVCADVGYENLANFNRQFLAEMGMTPSAYRSLEPADKPRVPVMSLGLKAPVEA from the coding sequence ATGAAGCAATTAGCGTTGCCTACGGAAAGTGCTGCAGAGATCGCACGCCAATATGTGGGCACAGCTCCATCACGTGAACTTATCCCCCACTTGCCTCACTCGTCGATACGCACCCTCGACCATGATTACCCTGCAGGAATCGCGCACTGGAATTACCATCCAGAGTACGAAATCCACCTCATTCGCAGGAGCACCGGCAGCTTCGCCATTGGTGATCGCACTGGAGAGTTCGGGCCGGGACATGTGGCGCTGGTTGGCCCGAACGTTCCCCACGATTGGATCAGCGATCTGCGCCCTGGTGAGGTTGTCTACGACAGGGATGCGATCATTCATTTCGATGCGCAGTGGTGGGATTCCTGTGTCGCGACGCTGCCAGAGCTGGCCGAAATCACCCCTGTCATTACGGAATCCAGCCGGGGAATAGTGTTTCTCGGAGCTACGGCAGCGAGAGCGGCCGAAGAGATCGAAGAGGTGCGCCGAACGACGGGTGCACGGCAACTCGCGCATCTCATCGCCCTCTTTGTGATCTTCACCGAAGCGCCCCCCGCCGATAAAGAATTGGTGGCGAGCGAGTGGTTCGGTTCGCCCTCAGATTCCAACGCAAAAGCTGCCGTGGATGCCGGACTCGCCTATATTTTCGACAATCTCACATCAAGAATTCGCATGTCTGAGGCCGCAAATCTCGCCCACATGTCGGAGTCAACGTTCTCAAAATATTTCAAGAATGCCTGTGGTTCTACCTTTAGCGATGTGGTGCGCAAGCTTCGCGTTGCCAACGCGTGCCGCCTGCTCGATGACTCAGATCAGCCCATTTTTAGCGTGTGCGCTGATGTCGGCTACGAGAACCTTGCCAACTTCAATCGCCAGTTTCTTGCCGAAATGGGGATGACTCCGAGCGCTTACCGCTCGCTCGAACCAGCCGATAAGCCTCGCGTACCCGTGATGAGTCTCGGGCTCAAAGCGCCAGTGGAGGCGTGA
- a CDS encoding ABC transporter substrate-binding protein yields MLVTKRTLAIGAGLVVSALALGGCTAPGSSSGDVVTLTLATVNNPQMKDMEELKGEFESAHPDIKINFVQMEEGDLRAAVTNDVATGAGQYDIVTVGAYEVPQWGQLGWLTDLTDTLAADEEYDVDDLLPAVRTALTVDDKQYAVPFYGESSFLMYNKEMFADAGLEMPNNPSWQEVAGFAKELKTDDRAGICLRGKPGWGDSFAPITTVVQTFGGNWYDMDWNAQVDSPEFVEGVQFYVDLLQDAGEADSVSVSFTECLNLVSQEKAAMWYDATSAAGILEDPDSSGVAGNVGYAHAPVVETAESGWLWSWNLAIPSTTKNVDEATTFVKWATSKEYQQLVGETLGWTRVPPGARQSTYEIPEYKEAAAAFGPITLEIMNAIDPVQPGVNPQPWVGVQYVTIPEFQDVGNQVAQLVADAIAGRSTVAEALAKGQVIAQAAGDKQK; encoded by the coding sequence ATGCTGGTCACGAAACGCACACTGGCGATAGGGGCGGGACTCGTTGTCTCGGCTCTCGCGCTTGGCGGTTGCACCGCACCGGGATCGTCGTCGGGTGACGTAGTCACTCTCACGCTCGCGACGGTGAACAACCCGCAAATGAAAGACATGGAGGAGCTCAAGGGCGAATTTGAGTCCGCGCATCCGGATATCAAGATCAACTTCGTTCAGATGGAAGAAGGCGACCTTCGGGCGGCCGTCACGAACGATGTGGCAACGGGCGCTGGCCAGTACGACATCGTCACGGTTGGCGCGTATGAGGTTCCGCAGTGGGGTCAGCTCGGCTGGCTCACTGACCTCACCGACACCCTTGCCGCAGACGAAGAGTACGACGTCGACGACCTGCTGCCGGCCGTTCGCACAGCACTCACTGTTGACGACAAGCAGTACGCGGTTCCGTTCTATGGCGAATCATCGTTCCTCATGTACAACAAGGAAATGTTCGCGGATGCCGGCCTTGAGATGCCGAATAATCCATCCTGGCAAGAGGTCGCTGGTTTCGCCAAGGAGCTGAAGACCGACGACCGTGCGGGTATTTGTCTCCGCGGAAAGCCGGGATGGGGCGACTCGTTCGCGCCCATCACCACTGTCGTTCAGACTTTCGGCGGCAACTGGTACGACATGGACTGGAATGCACAGGTCGATTCCCCCGAGTTCGTTGAGGGCGTTCAATTTTACGTTGATCTACTGCAGGATGCCGGAGAAGCCGATTCCGTTTCGGTGAGCTTCACTGAGTGCCTCAACCTGGTCAGTCAGGAAAAGGCTGCCATGTGGTACGACGCGACTAGCGCTGCAGGAATCCTTGAAGATCCTGATTCCTCCGGGGTTGCCGGCAATGTCGGTTACGCTCACGCTCCCGTAGTCGAGACTGCAGAATCCGGTTGGCTCTGGTCGTGGAACCTTGCGATCCCGTCGACAACGAAGAACGTCGATGAAGCGACAACGTTCGTGAAGTGGGCAACGAGCAAGGAATACCAGCAACTCGTCGGTGAAACGCTCGGGTGGACTCGCGTTCCCCCGGGAGCACGCCAGTCGACCTATGAGATTCCGGAATACAAGGAAGCAGCGGCAGCATTCGGGCCAATCACGCTCGAGATCATGAACGCTATCGATCCCGTGCAGCCCGGTGTTAACCCGCAGCCGTGGGTCGGAGTGCAATACGTCACCATCCCTGAGTTCCAGGATGTCGGCAACCAGGTGGCTCAGCTTGTCGCTGATGCGATTGCTGGCCGCTCCACGGTTGCCGAAGCGCTCGCTAAGGGTCAAGTTATCGCGCAGGCTGCCGGCGATAAGCAGAAGTAG
- a CDS encoding carbohydrate ABC transporter permease — MTTTAPPQQGSIAVAHAAHRTAKKKARVARRLVLPALIFSIVLTQIPFLVAIVFSTLEWNQLRPDKIHFNWFANYAVVFTGPDFFSSLISTVTITGSSVVLSLVFGLMFALLLDRKFTGQALARTLVITPFLVMPAAAALIWKWSMLDANVGMVNWGLNLVGLPSISWNTDLPVLTVIMMLTWQYTPFFMLILLAGLQSQSKEILEAASVDGAGPIRVFESMTLPHLRQYIEIATLLGSIMMLQVFDPIAIMTKGSGGTKTLSYLLYERAFIGLDVGQAAAFGVVTVVITIVTTSIILRSLFSVFIDGGKR; from the coding sequence ATGACCACTACAGCACCTCCCCAGCAGGGATCGATTGCGGTCGCCCACGCGGCGCATCGAACGGCAAAGAAAAAGGCGAGAGTCGCACGACGGTTAGTCCTGCCGGCGCTGATCTTCTCGATCGTGCTCACGCAGATACCGTTCCTGGTGGCGATCGTCTTCTCCACTCTTGAGTGGAATCAATTGCGCCCCGACAAGATCCATTTCAACTGGTTTGCCAACTACGCTGTCGTATTTACTGGTCCAGACTTTTTCTCGTCCCTCATCTCAACGGTGACCATTACCGGGTCATCGGTGGTTCTTTCTCTCGTATTCGGGCTCATGTTTGCGCTCCTGCTCGACCGCAAGTTCACCGGTCAAGCGTTGGCCCGCACGCTCGTGATCACCCCGTTCCTCGTGATGCCCGCTGCGGCAGCGCTCATCTGGAAGTGGTCAATGCTCGACGCCAACGTCGGCATGGTCAACTGGGGCCTCAATCTTGTGGGGCTGCCGAGCATTTCGTGGAACACCGATCTGCCCGTGCTGACCGTGATCATGATGCTCACGTGGCAGTACACGCCATTCTTTATGCTCATTCTGTTGGCCGGTCTGCAGAGCCAGAGCAAAGAAATTCTTGAGGCCGCATCCGTTGATGGGGCAGGGCCTATTCGGGTTTTTGAGTCGATGACCCTTCCACACTTGCGCCAGTACATCGAGATCGCGACCCTGTTGGGGTCGATCATGATGCTCCAAGTATTCGATCCCATAGCGATCATGACGAAAGGGTCTGGCGGCACCAAAACGCTCTCCTACCTTCTCTATGAGCGTGCCTTCATTGGGCTGGATGTCGGGCAGGCGGCCGCGTTCGGTGTCGTCACCGTGGTGATCACCATCGTCACCACGTCAATCATTTTGCGGAGCCTGTTCTCCGTCTTTATCGACGGAGGTAAGCGCTGA